In Nocardioides conyzicola, one genomic interval encodes:
- a CDS encoding RNase A-like domain-containing protein: MRLLVSEQGYASAVEALVSGNELAAQAATRLAGRLRGYAGMAGDDSTATDFAASYDEAAAATVAALESTVGAFGTLGRMVEASLGNHAHAEARSTLPGWARAVTGPRTVADRAVGVLLATPPSSLGADSGGPGGPAGFVLDLLQDVFWPNADTGRVRAAAAAWTVAGETVGLLSAHCDSALAALDGERSPEIPLAVAVIRDVRDRVDDLSTRLGALGAACSDYADHVDAKRGELRDLLEDLVEELAIGAIIAGGLTFLSGGAAAGAAGTAGAARIAAASSKARGILDGLRVLTSGPALSSRSAAATAGEISATTERIHAARVILTEGKSTTRVMQQRPGWLTRHEHSGSHTMGEHVAQSRSDLLFQLEVRGKKSASTFPDVDSAEGTLSNLIEAHQGRVQAWLEGSGTRLRLDGDMGYITGQTMDRTGAMSNVTGVRAVLQRDATMPSGWRLLTGFPQP, encoded by the coding sequence ATGAGGCTGCTCGTCAGCGAGCAAGGCTACGCGTCGGCGGTCGAGGCGCTCGTCAGCGGCAACGAGCTCGCTGCCCAGGCCGCGACCCGGCTGGCCGGACGGCTCCGAGGGTACGCCGGAATGGCCGGCGACGACTCCACGGCGACCGACTTCGCGGCGTCGTACGACGAGGCCGCGGCCGCCACCGTCGCCGCCCTGGAGTCGACCGTCGGGGCGTTCGGGACGCTGGGCCGGATGGTCGAGGCGTCGCTCGGCAACCACGCGCACGCCGAGGCCCGCTCGACGCTGCCCGGCTGGGCGCGCGCCGTCACCGGTCCGCGGACCGTCGCCGACCGCGCCGTCGGTGTGCTCCTCGCGACCCCGCCGTCCTCCCTCGGCGCCGACTCCGGCGGACCCGGAGGTCCCGCGGGATTCGTGCTCGACCTGCTGCAGGACGTCTTCTGGCCCAACGCCGACACCGGCCGGGTGCGCGCGGCCGCCGCTGCGTGGACCGTCGCCGGCGAGACCGTCGGACTGCTGTCGGCCCACTGCGACTCGGCCCTGGCCGCCCTCGACGGCGAACGCTCCCCCGAGATCCCCCTCGCCGTCGCCGTGATCCGCGACGTCCGCGACCGGGTCGACGACCTGTCCACCCGGCTCGGCGCCCTCGGCGCCGCGTGCTCCGACTACGCCGACCACGTCGACGCCAAGCGCGGCGAGCTGCGCGACCTGCTCGAGGACCTGGTCGAGGAGCTCGCCATCGGCGCGATCATCGCCGGCGGCCTCACCTTCCTCTCCGGCGGTGCCGCCGCCGGAGCCGCCGGCACCGCCGGCGCCGCCCGCATCGCCGCTGCCAGCAGCAAGGCGCGGGGGATCCTCGACGGCCTGCGGGTGCTGACCTCCGGACCGGCGCTCAGCAGCCGGTCCGCCGCCGCCACCGCCGGCGAGATCAGCGCGACCACCGAGCGGATCCATGCAGCACGGGTGATCTTGACGGAAGGCAAGTCGACGACTCGAGTGATGCAGCAGCGACCCGGATGGCTGACCCGCCACGAACACTCGGGGAGTCACACCATGGGCGAACACGTTGCTCAGTCCCGCTCCGACCTGCTATTTCAACTCGAGGTTCGCGGGAAGAAGAGCGCGTCAACATTTCCGGATGTCGACTCGGCAGAAGGCACGCTCTCTAACCTGATCGAGGCACATCAGGGCCGCGTTCAGGCTTGGTTAGAAGGATCCGGGACTCGATTGAGGCTGGATGGAGACATGGGCTACATCACGGGCCAGACGATGGACAGGACCGGTGCGATGTCGAACGTGACAGGGGTGAGGGCGGTGCTCCAACGAGACGCGACCATGCCGAGCGGCTGGCGACTCCTGACTGGGTTCCCTCAACCATGA
- a CDS encoding contact-dependent growth inhibition system immunity protein, with product MRVATEEEWPALWQLMGAYLHQDFDAFGTIDDNIDLFVLESPDLAPALPAEVQRALDQFSTEPELEAFVDDLGCQVLPPGDLTYREWLTQIADRVRAAAA from the coding sequence ATGAGGGTCGCGACCGAGGAAGAATGGCCAGCCCTGTGGCAACTCATGGGCGCCTATCTGCATCAGGACTTCGATGCGTTCGGAACGATCGACGACAACATCGACCTGTTCGTGCTCGAGTCACCCGACCTAGCCCCCGCCCTCCCCGCCGAGGTGCAGCGAGCACTCGATCAGTTCTCCACGGAGCCTGAGCTGGAGGCGTTCGTCGACGACCTCGGCTGTCAGGTCCTCCCTCCGGGGGATCTCACCTACCGCGAGTGGCTCACCCAAATCGCCGACCGAGTGCGGGCCGCCGCCGCCTGA